From the genome of Vicia villosa cultivar HV-30 ecotype Madison, WI linkage group LG2, Vvil1.0, whole genome shotgun sequence, one region includes:
- the LOC131651197 gene encoding cyclin-D1-1-like isoform X2, with amino-acid sequence MSLSYSNFFPDDDLLCCEETSSILSGDSPMESLSDVDSSPPPEEVFIAGLIDDEHKFVLGFDYFSKLQSRKIDASARTESVAWILKQSNGWPLQLLSVASLSLAAKMEETLVPSLLDLQVEGAKYIFEPRTIRRMELLVLSVLDWRLRSVTPFSFLSFFACKLDSTGIFTGFLISRATQIILSHIQEANFLAYWPSCIAAAAILYAANEIPNWSQVEPEHAETWCEGLRKEKIKGCYRLMEELMIDNNQRKAPKVLPQLRVTTQPLMRSSVSSSSSSSPSSSPSYNKRRKLNNCWWVDDDKGNSL; translated from the exons ATGTCGCTCTCCTACTCCAACTTCTTCCCCGATGACGACCTCCTATGCTGCGAGGAAACCTCCAGCATCTTGTCCGGAGATTCGCCGATGGAAAGCTTATCTGATGTCGATTCGTCTCCGCCGCCGGAGGAGGTGTTCATCGCCGGATTAATCGATGACGAACATAAGTTCGTCCTCGGATTTGACTACTTCTCTAAGTTACAGTCTCGCAAGATCGATGCATCGGCCAGAACCGAATCCGTTGCATGGATCCTAAAG CAATCAAATGGGTGGCCACTGCAACTTCTATCGGTTGCTTCCTTGTCTCTAGCGGCCAAGATGGAGGAAACTCTAGTCCCTTCTCTATTGGACCTTCAG GTAGAAGGTGCCAAATACATATTTGAACCCAGAACAATTAGGAGAATGGAGCTACTTGTTCTAAGTGTCTTGGATTGGAGGCTAAGATCAGTTACTCCATTTAGCTTCCTCAGTTTCTTTGCATGCAAGTTAGATTCAACCGGAATTTTTACCGGGTTCCTCATTTCACGAGCTACACAAATTATCttatctcatatccaag AAGCAAACTTTCTTGCATATTGGCCATCATGCATTGCCGCAGCGGCTATTCTCTATGCAGCTAATGAAATTCCTAATTGGTCGCAAGTTGAGCCGGAGCATGCCGAGACATGGTGCGAGGGGCTAAGAAAA GAGAAAATTAAAGGGTGCTACAGGTTAATGGAAGAACTTATGATTGACAATAACCAAAGGAAAGCCCCTAAAGTGTTGCCACAGCTGCGAGTGACGACTCAGCCACTAATGAGGTCAAGTGTCTCGTCATCCTCCTCCTCTTCTCCTTCCTCCTCACCATCCTATAAtaaaagaaggaaattgaataaCTGTTGGTGGGTAGATGATGACAAAGGAAACTccctatga
- the LOC131651197 gene encoding cyclin-D1-1-like isoform X1 yields the protein MSLSYSNFFPDDDLLCCEETSSILSGDSPMESLSDVDSSPPPEEVFIAGLIDDEHKFVLGFDYFSKLQSRKIDASARTESVAWILKVQAFFSFQPLTAYLAVNYMDRFLNSRQLPQSNGWPLQLLSVASLSLAAKMEETLVPSLLDLQVEGAKYIFEPRTIRRMELLVLSVLDWRLRSVTPFSFLSFFACKLDSTGIFTGFLISRATQIILSHIQEANFLAYWPSCIAAAAILYAANEIPNWSQVEPEHAETWCEGLRKEKIKGCYRLMEELMIDNNQRKAPKVLPQLRVTTQPLMRSSVSSSSSSSPSSSPSYNKRRKLNNCWWVDDDKGNSL from the exons ATGTCGCTCTCCTACTCCAACTTCTTCCCCGATGACGACCTCCTATGCTGCGAGGAAACCTCCAGCATCTTGTCCGGAGATTCGCCGATGGAAAGCTTATCTGATGTCGATTCGTCTCCGCCGCCGGAGGAGGTGTTCATCGCCGGATTAATCGATGACGAACATAAGTTCGTCCTCGGATTTGACTACTTCTCTAAGTTACAGTCTCGCAAGATCGATGCATCGGCCAGAACCGAATCCGTTGCATGGATCCTAAAG GTACAGGCTTTTTTTAGTTTTCAACCGCTCACGGCTTATCTCGCCGTCAACTACATGGATCGGTTCTTGAATTCTCGGCAGTTGCCG CAATCAAATGGGTGGCCACTGCAACTTCTATCGGTTGCTTCCTTGTCTCTAGCGGCCAAGATGGAGGAAACTCTAGTCCCTTCTCTATTGGACCTTCAG GTAGAAGGTGCCAAATACATATTTGAACCCAGAACAATTAGGAGAATGGAGCTACTTGTTCTAAGTGTCTTGGATTGGAGGCTAAGATCAGTTACTCCATTTAGCTTCCTCAGTTTCTTTGCATGCAAGTTAGATTCAACCGGAATTTTTACCGGGTTCCTCATTTCACGAGCTACACAAATTATCttatctcatatccaag AAGCAAACTTTCTTGCATATTGGCCATCATGCATTGCCGCAGCGGCTATTCTCTATGCAGCTAATGAAATTCCTAATTGGTCGCAAGTTGAGCCGGAGCATGCCGAGACATGGTGCGAGGGGCTAAGAAAA GAGAAAATTAAAGGGTGCTACAGGTTAATGGAAGAACTTATGATTGACAATAACCAAAGGAAAGCCCCTAAAGTGTTGCCACAGCTGCGAGTGACGACTCAGCCACTAATGAGGTCAAGTGTCTCGTCATCCTCCTCCTCTTCTCCTTCCTCCTCACCATCCTATAAtaaaagaaggaaattgaataaCTGTTGGTGGGTAGATGATGACAAAGGAAACTccctatga